GACAACGAGGCTAACACACCAACGACGCACGGGCACCATCCCCTTTCTGCCCCAAAAATGTTGTCTGCCTTGCCGCAAAATTGAAAGGCGAAGAGCGCACCGGCAAGGAGGGAAAACGCACCTTGCACGACCACGAACATGGGCTGCGACAGCGGTTGGGCTGGGCGGTCGGTTTGACTGTCGCTATTTGCGTCGCTGAACTCATCGGCGGTTGGTGGACGCGCAGCCTAGCGTTGCTGAGCGATGCAGTGCATGTCGCGACCGATGCACTGTCGTTAGGATTGACCCTTGCCGCCGTTTTTTGGGCGCGACGCCCACCTTCAGACCGGCTCACCTTCGGATGGCACCGGTTAGAGATTTTCGCCGCTGCGTTTAACGGTGGGTCGCTGTTGGTTGTCAGTCTTTGGCTCCTCGTGGAAGCCATTGGGCGGCTGGTGGCACCCGTGCCCGTCAAGGCGACGGAAATGTCACTCATCGCTGTTGCGGGATTGGTCGCCAATTTGATCGTGCTTGCCCTCCTACATGGGATAGGGTTGCACAGCCTAAATGTCCGCAGCGCCGTCTTGCACATCGTCGGCGACGCAGCCTCGTCCGTCGGCGTCTTAGTGGCGGGGGCGCTGATAGCACTGACCGGTTGGTTTTGGTTAGACCCCACGCTGTCGCTGGTGATCACGGCTGCCATCGCCTATCAAGCCCTGCGGGTCACTTGGGAAGCGGCGCACATCCTGATGGAAGGGGCACCGACAGGCATAGACACCCGCGTCGTGCGGGACGCACTGCTGACGCTGCCCCATGTCCGTCAGGTGCACGACCTGCATGTTTGGAGTCTGTGCTCCCAGTGCCGTTGTTTGAGCGCCCACTTAGTCGTCAGCGATGAAGGGTTGC
The genomic region above belongs to bacterium HR17 and contains:
- the czcD gene encoding Cadmium, cobalt and zinc/H(+)-K(+) antiporter — protein: MHDHEHGLRQRLGWAVGLTVAICVAELIGGWWTRSLALLSDAVHVATDALSLGLTLAAVFWARRPPSDRLTFGWHRLEIFAAAFNGGSLLVVSLWLLVEAIGRLVAPVPVKATEMSLIAVAGLVANLIVLALLHGIGLHSLNVRSAVLHIVGDAASSVGVLVAGALIALTGWFWLDPTLSLVITAAIAYQALRVTWEAAHILMEGAPTGIDTRVVRDALLTLPHVRQVHDLHVWSLCSQCRCLSAHLVVSDEGLQNVSEVLARAQALLRERFVIHHATLQLEPNRCADGYLCANHRHPNDSAWQCCVE